The following are encoded in a window of Nitrospirota bacterium genomic DNA:
- a CDS encoding MFS transporter produces the protein MTTTRSFALLCTVGVFCFISYNMVRMPVLALFAESLGASPERIGLIVSVSTLTGVFLKLPSGALSDIYGRRFLLQIGVVAFGLPPFLYPWVTDLDWLTALRFFHGLATAIFAPSALATVADLYRERRGAALGTYTASTQSGALLGPFIGGYLIYASGFPAAFVTAGLFGCFAIVIFYSLHLTPPPPRIQEKGMAPLLAEMWKGFRVIAKNRKVLITSSTDAAKMIANGALMAFLPLYGISVGLNPGEVGLLFTVQALTSLVSKPIMGRVSDRVGRQPLIVIGLVICAITFVCIPQVSMFWLLLLLSAGFGFGEAVVSSSSSALVADSSEFKTLGAGMGMQGTIGDIGHASGPLLAGVLIAHLNYANAFAIIAGLQLVAAALFWMTMRRT, from the coding sequence ATGACAACGACACGCAGTTTCGCCCTGCTCTGCACCGTCGGCGTGTTTTGCTTTATCAGCTATAACATGGTCCGGATGCCGGTGTTGGCCCTGTTTGCAGAATCGCTCGGGGCCAGTCCTGAACGGATCGGGCTTATCGTGTCGGTCTCCACATTGACCGGGGTGTTCCTCAAGTTGCCGTCCGGCGCCCTCTCCGACATCTATGGTCGGCGGTTTCTCTTGCAGATCGGCGTGGTCGCGTTCGGGCTTCCGCCGTTTCTCTATCCCTGGGTCACAGATCTCGATTGGCTGACCGCCTTGCGCTTCTTTCATGGGCTCGCCACTGCGATCTTCGCACCCAGTGCGCTGGCGACTGTGGCCGATCTCTATCGAGAACGGCGTGGCGCGGCGCTCGGCACCTATACGGCCTCGACGCAATCCGGTGCCCTGCTCGGTCCGTTCATTGGCGGCTATCTGATCTACGCGTCGGGATTCCCCGCTGCCTTTGTGACGGCCGGCCTCTTCGGCTGCTTCGCCATTGTCATCTTCTATAGCCTGCACCTCACGCCGCCTCCTCCGCGCATTCAAGAAAAGGGGATGGCTCCGCTGCTGGCGGAGATGTGGAAGGGCTTTCGGGTCATCGCCAAGAATCGCAAGGTCCTCATTACCAGTTCGACCGACGCAGCCAAGATGATTGCGAACGGGGCCTTGATGGCCTTCCTCCCGCTCTATGGGATCTCGGTAGGATTGAATCCTGGAGAAGTTGGACTGCTGTTTACGGTCCAGGCCCTCACGTCGCTTGTGTCGAAGCCGATCATGGGTCGGGTATCCGATCGTGTTGGACGTCAGCCGCTCATCGTGATCGGCCTCGTGATCTGCGCGATAACCTTTGTCTGTATCCCTCAGGTGTCGATGTTTTGGCTGCTCTTGCTGCTCTCGGCGGGCTTTGGATTCGGCGAAGCCGTCGTCTCGTCTTCCTCGTCCGCGTTGGTCGCCGATAGTTCCGAGTTCAAGACGCTGGGGGCAGGGATGGGCATGCAAGGAACAATTGGAGACATCGGCCATGCCAGTGGGCCGCTATTGGCAGGCGTGTTGATTGCACACCTGAACTATGCCAACGCCTTCGCCATCATAGCCGGCCTACAACTGGTTGCGGCAGCGTTGTTCTGGATGACGATGAGACGAACGTAG
- a CDS encoding response regulator transcription factor: MSRPRVLLADDHTLVLDGFRKLLEDRCEIVGVAEDGRTLLRMAEELQPDIVTLDISMPQLNGIDAARKLKKILPRIKLIFVTMHADSAYVNEAFKAGASGYLLKRSAGSELLQAIESAMGGQCYVTPLVAKGLVKSVITGGRPAVLKDEPLTARQREVLQLVAEGMTVKEIATTLNISPKTVEFHKSQIMTQLDLHTTAELTKYALLHGLTASD; this comes from the coding sequence ATGAGCAGGCCCCGGGTGCTCTTGGCGGATGACCATACCCTGGTATTGGATGGATTCAGGAAGCTGTTGGAGGATCGGTGCGAGATTGTGGGCGTCGCGGAGGATGGCCGTACCCTGCTTCGAATGGCCGAAGAACTCCAGCCGGATATCGTGACGCTCGACATCTCGATGCCGCAGCTCAATGGGATCGACGCCGCCAGGAAGCTGAAGAAAATACTTCCTCGCATCAAGCTGATCTTCGTCACCATGCATGCCGACTCGGCCTATGTGAATGAAGCGTTCAAGGCCGGTGCTTCCGGCTATCTACTGAAACGATCTGCCGGCTCAGAATTACTCCAAGCCATTGAATCGGCGATGGGTGGTCAGTGTTATGTCACCCCATTGGTCGCAAAAGGTCTGGTGAAGTCGGTCATCACCGGCGGCAGGCCTGCGGTGTTGAAGGACGAACCACTGACGGCGCGTCAACGAGAAGTCTTGCAACTCGTGGCGGAAGGGATGACGGTCAAGGAGATTGCGACGACCCTCAATATCTCACCGAAGACCGTCGAGTTTCACAAGTCGCAGATCATGACCCAACTCGATCTTCATACGACAGCGGAGCTGACAAAATACGCGCTCCTTCACGGCCTCACCGCATCGGACTAA
- a CDS encoding sensor histidine kinase gives MNRGARQGFIAAGVATLTVVLFVLDLHTPLTLATHVLYIVPVLLALFSPVRWFPVSVAVVVTILTAIGGIQSPHLYDIPLWIPVVNHLLSGVVIWMPVWYSFQRHKHAEELQRLNEALDRRVQARTQELASVNESLVAEVAERMQTEQSLESSRQELQKLASRLLRVQEEERRRISRELHDDINQRLALLVMEIEAVERQLMASPVHVGRAVRAIQDRVVELSEDVRHLAYQFHPSILDDLGIPIALQRLVDDFSARSNVRGSFCHKNIPDVVPQEIATCLYRVVQESLNNVARHAQASRVDVELVRSRFELTVTITDDGVGFDAEPFQYGEHGLGLLSMKERVALVQGTLQIVSAVGKGTTVLVAVPVLEEEA, from the coding sequence ATGAACAGAGGGGCTCGACAAGGATTCATTGCTGCCGGTGTCGCAACATTGACGGTCGTGCTCTTTGTTTTGGATCTCCACACGCCGCTGACTCTGGCCACCCATGTGCTCTACATCGTGCCGGTCCTTCTCGCTTTGTTTTCTCCGGTGCGGTGGTTTCCTGTTTCCGTTGCCGTCGTGGTGACCATATTGACGGCTATCGGGGGCATACAGAGTCCTCACCTGTATGACATTCCTCTCTGGATCCCGGTGGTCAATCACCTGCTCAGCGGCGTCGTGATTTGGATGCCGGTCTGGTACTCCTTCCAACGCCACAAGCATGCAGAGGAGTTACAACGACTTAACGAAGCCTTGGATAGGCGGGTGCAGGCTCGAACGCAAGAACTGGCTTCGGTCAACGAATCATTGGTGGCGGAAGTGGCTGAACGGATGCAGACCGAGCAGTCGCTCGAATCCAGCCGGCAAGAACTGCAGAAGTTGGCCTCTCGGCTGCTACGGGTGCAGGAGGAAGAGCGTCGCCGTATCTCGCGCGAGCTCCACGATGATATCAACCAACGGCTCGCGCTTCTCGTCATGGAAATCGAAGCGGTGGAACGTCAGCTTATGGCTTCACCCGTTCATGTGGGACGAGCCGTCCGAGCGATACAGGATCGGGTCGTGGAGTTGTCGGAGGATGTGCGTCATCTCGCCTATCAGTTCCATCCGTCTATTCTTGATGACCTTGGCATTCCGATCGCGTTGCAGCGTTTGGTGGACGATTTTTCGGCTCGAAGCAATGTCCGAGGGAGCTTTTGTCACAAGAACATTCCAGATGTGGTTCCCCAGGAGATCGCCACCTGTCTCTATCGCGTAGTTCAAGAAAGTCTCAATAACGTGGCTCGCCACGCGCAAGCTTCGCGAGTCGATGTGGAGCTGGTGCGGTCGCGTTTCGAGCTCACGGTGACGATCACGGATGACGGGGTGGGATTTGACGCTGAACCGTTCCAGTACGGAGAGCATGGATTGGGGTTGCTGAGCATGAAAGAGCGAGTCGCCCTGGTTCAGGGGACCCTGCAGATTGTTTCTGCCGTGGGAAAAGGCACGACGGTATTGGTGGCGGTGCCGGTGCTGGAGGAAGAGGCATGA
- the ribD gene encoding bifunctional diaminohydroxyphosphoribosylaminopyrimidine deaminase/5-amino-6-(5-phosphoribosylamino)uracil reductase RibD, which translates to MTATTTHLHFMTQALRLAAKGLGQTSPNPMVGALVVKNGRIVGRGYHHGPGQPHAEILALNQAGPRAKGATLYVTLEPCCHLLKRTPPCVPTVIKSGVRAVVVAMTDPNPPVKGRGVAALRRAGMTVTTGVAREEAAQMNRAYLHWVKTGRPFVILKAGMTLDGKVATAMGESQWITGPLARQDAHRLRSQVDAVIVGVGTVLKDNPTLTARRFDRPLRLAPRQPLRVVLDSTVRTPTKARVCANQEQAKTLIVATSRASESRRRRLELVGVEVVSLPLKNGQVSFPALMTMLGKRGITSVLIEGGSTVNATALREKLVNRIRFYLAPTLMGGQDAKAVIGGRSPKRLAQALPLRHVTVRRIGEDLVVEGDL; encoded by the coding sequence GTGACTGCCACCACGACGCATCTCCACTTCATGACCCAGGCGCTTCGCCTCGCGGCGAAGGGCCTGGGTCAGACCAGTCCGAATCCCATGGTCGGCGCCCTCGTGGTCAAGAACGGCCGCATCGTCGGCCGCGGTTATCACCATGGGCCAGGGCAACCCCACGCAGAAATTCTTGCGCTCAATCAAGCAGGGCCCCGTGCCAAGGGCGCGACGCTCTACGTCACGCTCGAACCCTGTTGCCACCTTCTCAAGAGAACTCCACCCTGCGTACCGACAGTCATCAAGTCCGGTGTGCGAGCGGTGGTGGTGGCGATGACCGATCCGAACCCTCCGGTGAAGGGTCGCGGCGTTGCGGCGTTGCGCCGTGCCGGGATGACGGTGACGACTGGTGTTGCACGAGAAGAAGCCGCGCAGATGAATCGCGCCTATCTCCATTGGGTAAAGACCGGCCGTCCCTTCGTCATCCTGAAAGCCGGGATGACATTGGACGGAAAGGTGGCCACGGCGATGGGCGAGTCTCAATGGATTACTGGTCCACTTGCGCGGCAAGACGCGCATCGACTCCGGAGTCAGGTGGATGCGGTGATCGTCGGGGTCGGCACTGTGCTCAAGGATAATCCCACTCTCACAGCTCGACGCTTCGATCGCCCACTGAGGCTGGCACCGCGGCAACCGTTACGCGTCGTGCTCGATAGCACAGTCAGGACGCCGACGAAGGCAAGGGTCTGTGCCAATCAGGAGCAGGCGAAGACCTTGATCGTGGCGACGAGTCGTGCCTCAGAATCACGCCGGCGTAGACTCGAACTGGTAGGGGTGGAGGTGGTCTCCCTTCCGCTAAAGAACGGACAGGTCTCGTTCCCGGCGCTTATGACGATGCTGGGTAAGCGTGGGATCACGTCGGTGCTCATCGAGGGAGGCAGTACCGTCAATGCCACAGCGTTACGAGAGAAACTCGTCAATCGCATCCGGTTCTATCTTGCTCCCACTCTTATGGGAGGGCAGGATGCGAAGGCGGTGATCGGGGGACGGAGTCCGAAGCGCTTGGCCCAAGCATTGCCCTTACGCCACGTCACGGTTCGCCGCATCGGGGAAGATCTGGTTGTGGAAGGAGATCTGTGA
- the ppdK gene encoding pyruvate, phosphate dikinase — translation MAKKYVYYFGDGKAEGTSNMKELLGGKGAGLAEMTNLGISVPPGFTISTEACVEYYKNGKQYPPGMWDAALKSLKRVERSMGMGFGDPERPLLVSVRSGARASMPGMMDTVLNVGLTTKTVEGLAAKTRNERFAQDSYRRFVSMYGSIVMGVQREHFEAILKQKKADVGVAHETHLDARHLRELVASFKALIKEETKKEFPDEPLEQLRLAVNAVFSSWFGARSVTYRRLYGIPDSWGTAINVVAMVFGNMGETSGTGVAFTRDPASGDKNFFGECLMNAQGEDVVAGIRTPLPVNALAKNVPEAYKELEHTYKKLEKHYRDMLDLEFTIQEGKLYMLQTRVGKRTGISAVKIAVDMVREGLISKQEAVQRVGPEQLAQYLYPIFDTKEESKSNPLGKGLPAGPGAAAGKIALTPDKAVTMKAAGTRVVLVRQETSPDDIHGMNAAAGFLTARGGMTSHAAVVARQMGKVCVAGCDAVEVLDAQSVRIGAKVFREGDYLSINGSTGNVYEGDLPVVESEIIQVIQGKLDPKQSDKYQRFALILSWADSVRKLRVRANADVPDQAKIARGFGAEGIGLCRTEHMFFAEDRIPIMQKMILARTKEEREKFLDQLLPLQKQDFIGLYREMAGFPVTIRLLDPPLHEFLPKREDLMVEIAQLELTGRDGARLEEKRRLLARVEELHEFNPMLGLRGCRLGITMPEITRMQARAIMEAACELAKEGKKIVPEIMIPLVGMVSEMKAQKDLIREVAQETMKRYNVKLTYLVGTMIELPRAAVTADRIATEAEFFSFGTNDLTQTTFGFSRDDAAKFIDFYQTNNILDADPFAVLDREGVGALMKQAIAGGRKSRPGIKLGICGEHGGDPSSVEFCHQLGLDYVSCSPYRVAIARLAAAHAALAEAGASAAPSPRKRSVPRTKAKKTTKKTAKPTKAKSAPQPRSRPRVTRKKR, via the coding sequence GTGGCAAAGAAATACGTGTACTACTTCGGTGACGGCAAAGCCGAAGGGACTTCCAACATGAAAGAGCTCCTCGGCGGGAAGGGCGCCGGCCTTGCCGAGATGACGAATCTCGGCATCTCCGTTCCGCCGGGCTTCACGATTTCCACCGAGGCTTGCGTGGAATATTATAAGAACGGGAAACAGTATCCGCCCGGTATGTGGGACGCCGCGCTGAAATCGTTGAAGCGGGTCGAACGGTCGATGGGTATGGGGTTCGGCGATCCTGAGCGGCCGCTGCTGGTCTCGGTCCGGTCCGGCGCCAGGGCGTCGATGCCGGGCATGATGGATACGGTGCTGAATGTCGGTCTGACCACCAAGACGGTCGAGGGGTTGGCTGCAAAAACACGCAACGAACGGTTTGCCCAGGACAGCTATCGGCGCTTTGTGTCCATGTACGGCAGCATCGTCATGGGCGTGCAGCGCGAACATTTCGAAGCGATCCTGAAGCAGAAGAAGGCGGATGTGGGCGTGGCGCACGAGACTCATCTCGATGCGAGGCACCTTCGGGAATTGGTCGCCAGCTTCAAGGCGCTTATCAAAGAAGAGACGAAGAAAGAGTTCCCCGACGAGCCGCTTGAGCAGCTTCGTTTGGCGGTCAACGCCGTCTTCTCGTCCTGGTTCGGTGCGCGGTCCGTCACCTATCGGCGACTCTATGGGATTCCCGATTCCTGGGGCACGGCGATCAATGTGGTGGCGATGGTATTCGGCAACATGGGAGAGACGAGTGGTACCGGTGTTGCGTTCACGCGTGATCCGGCATCCGGCGATAAAAACTTTTTCGGCGAATGCTTGATGAATGCTCAGGGCGAGGATGTCGTGGCAGGCATCAGGACTCCGCTTCCAGTGAATGCGCTCGCGAAGAATGTGCCGGAGGCCTACAAGGAACTGGAGCACACTTACAAGAAACTCGAGAAACATTATCGGGATATGCTCGATTTGGAGTTTACGATCCAAGAGGGCAAGCTCTACATGCTCCAGACCAGGGTCGGCAAACGGACCGGCATTTCCGCTGTAAAAATTGCAGTCGATATGGTGAGAGAAGGCCTCATCTCGAAGCAGGAAGCCGTGCAGCGGGTCGGGCCGGAGCAATTGGCGCAATATCTCTATCCGATTTTCGATACGAAAGAAGAGTCGAAATCCAATCCGCTGGGGAAGGGACTCCCTGCCGGTCCTGGCGCGGCAGCCGGGAAAATCGCCCTGACTCCCGATAAGGCCGTGACGATGAAAGCGGCTGGCACCCGTGTAGTATTGGTTCGCCAGGAAACGAGCCCGGACGATATTCACGGGATGAACGCTGCCGCCGGGTTTTTGACGGCACGAGGCGGGATGACCTCTCACGCGGCGGTAGTCGCCCGGCAAATGGGCAAGGTCTGTGTCGCCGGCTGCGATGCAGTGGAAGTGCTGGATGCCCAGTCCGTTCGTATCGGCGCCAAGGTGTTTCGCGAGGGGGATTATCTTTCGATCAATGGTTCGACCGGCAATGTGTATGAGGGGGACTTACCCGTCGTCGAATCTGAAATCATTCAAGTGATTCAGGGCAAGTTGGACCCGAAGCAGTCGGACAAGTACCAGCGGTTTGCGTTGATTCTGTCATGGGCCGACAGCGTCAGAAAACTTCGCGTCCGTGCGAATGCCGATGTGCCGGATCAGGCGAAAATCGCGCGGGGTTTCGGTGCGGAAGGCATTGGCCTCTGTCGGACAGAACATATGTTCTTCGCCGAGGATCGCATCCCGATCATGCAGAAGATGATTCTGGCACGGACTAAGGAGGAGCGGGAAAAGTTTCTCGATCAGCTCCTCCCGCTGCAAAAACAGGATTTCATCGGGCTCTATCGCGAGATGGCGGGCTTCCCGGTGACCATTCGTCTCCTCGATCCGCCGTTGCACGAATTTCTGCCGAAGCGTGAAGACTTGATGGTGGAGATTGCGCAGTTGGAATTGACCGGGCGCGACGGAGCCAGGCTTGAAGAAAAACGCCGGTTGCTGGCCCGCGTCGAGGAACTCCACGAGTTCAATCCGATGCTCGGGCTCCGCGGCTGCCGCCTCGGGATTACGATGCCGGAGATTACCCGCATGCAGGCGCGAGCCATCATGGAAGCCGCCTGTGAGCTGGCCAAAGAAGGAAAGAAGATTGTCCCGGAGATCATGATTCCGTTGGTGGGCATGGTCTCGGAAATGAAGGCACAGAAAGACTTGATCCGTGAAGTCGCGCAAGAGACGATGAAGCGGTACAACGTCAAGCTCACGTATCTGGTCGGTACGATGATCGAGCTGCCGCGGGCTGCCGTCACGGCGGATCGTATCGCGACCGAGGCGGAGTTCTTTTCATTCGGGACGAACGACCTCACGCAAACCACGTTCGGGTTCTCCCGCGACGATGCCGCGAAGTTCATCGATTTTTATCAAACCAACAACATTCTGGACGCGGATCCCTTCGCGGTGCTCGATCGAGAAGGGGTGGGGGCCTTGATGAAGCAGGCCATCGCCGGCGGACGGAAGAGCCGTCCAGGGATCAAACTCGGCATTTGCGGTGAACATGGCGGCGATCCCAGTTCGGTGGAGTTCTGCCATCAACTTGGGTTGGATTACGTGAGTTGTTCGCCCTATCGCGTCGCCATTGCGCGGCTTGCGGCAGCCCATGCGGCCTTAGCCGAAGCTGGCGCGAGCGCTGCCCCTTCTCCGCGCAAGCGGTCGGTGCCGCGTACGAAGGCGAAAAAGACGACGAAGAAGACTGCGAAACCCACGAAGGCGAAGTCGGCTCCGCAGCCTCGCAGCCGACCGCGCGTCACACGCAAGAAGCGGTGA
- a CDS encoding response regulator, translating to MEKMRLLLADDNPHVLQMLACLLSDEDRIVGTVPDGRTLLTAAAELRPDIVISDIDMPGVNGLEAASQLRELLPHTKVILMSGHDDSDHVARAFAAGAYAFVSKGQVGDLRTTFNEIIRNALARPVSEELVGHGMTGTNVFNF from the coding sequence ATGGAAAAGATGCGGCTTCTTCTGGCGGATGACAATCCACATGTGCTGCAGATGCTGGCCTGCCTTTTGTCGGACGAAGATCGGATTGTGGGGACGGTCCCCGATGGGAGAACCCTCCTCACCGCTGCGGCCGAACTCAGGCCGGACATCGTGATTTCAGACATCGATATGCCTGGCGTCAATGGATTGGAGGCAGCCAGTCAATTGCGGGAGCTGCTTCCGCACACGAAAGTCATTCTCATGAGCGGTCATGACGACTCGGACCATGTTGCGCGCGCCTTTGCTGCGGGAGCCTATGCCTTTGTGTCAAAGGGGCAGGTGGGGGATTTGCGAACCACCTTTAATGAGATCATCAGAAATGCCCTCGCACGACCAGTATCTGAAGAACTTGTAGGGCATGGCATGACCGGTACGAACGTATTCAATTTCTGA
- a CDS encoding riboflavin synthase encodes MFTGIVEELGAIISVEKTLVGTRMTVLASIVLGDLKIGDSISVNGTCLTVVNKSEYNFSVEVSPETLSVTTLGQLTAGAPLNLERAMKLNERLGGHLVAGHVDGIGTVRSRQQDGNAILFTIEAPSEILRHCILKGSVTVDGISLTINQVTERGFSVAIIPHTAKVTTLGLKQVGDQVNLESDLIGKYVERLLQERAQLPAKPTPVIDKDYLQKRGLL; translated from the coding sequence ATGTTTACAGGTATCGTCGAAGAATTGGGTGCCATCATCTCGGTCGAGAAGACTCTCGTCGGAACGAGGATGACGGTTCTGGCCTCAATAGTCCTGGGCGACCTCAAGATCGGGGACAGCATCAGCGTGAACGGCACCTGCCTGACCGTGGTGAACAAGAGCGAGTACAATTTTTCCGTGGAGGTCTCTCCCGAAACGCTGTCTGTTACGACGCTCGGGCAGCTCACTGCCGGCGCGCCGCTGAATCTGGAACGGGCGATGAAGCTGAATGAACGGCTTGGCGGGCATCTCGTAGCCGGTCATGTGGACGGCATCGGCACGGTTCGCAGCCGCCAACAAGATGGGAACGCCATCTTGTTCACGATCGAAGCTCCATCTGAGATTCTTCGTCACTGCATCCTGAAGGGGTCCGTCACAGTAGACGGCATCAGCCTGACGATCAACCAGGTAACCGAGCGTGGCTTCTCCGTCGCGATTATTCCACACACGGCGAAGGTCACGACCCTGGGCCTCAAGCAAGTCGGCGATCAGGTCAACCTCGAATCGGACTTGATCGGGAAATACGTCGAACGATTATTACAGGAAAGGGCGCAGCTTCCGGCCAAGCCAACCCCCGTTATCGACAAAGACTATCTCCAGAAGCGCGGACTTCTCTGA
- the glyS gene encoding glycine--tRNA ligase subunit beta produces the protein MTKKTQSSRRPVPPAKKISRPSSVKAAELLLEIGVEELPYQFIAPALATLKEAAEQLFKDHRLAFQSVRTLGTPRRLTVVVEGLATLQLSMAKEAMGPSKSVAFDPAGQPTRAAMGFAAGQGVAVHELQVRQTPKGEYLFAVKQELGRPAKVVLGELLPLLIAKLSFPKAMKWNTAGVRFARPVRWLVVVYGGATLPIEATGITAGNKTLGHRVLGSSKGLVVRDSGSYLKGLERQGVTPDPQRRRHMIEEQIATLCKKAGFSLNVDADLLDQAVYTTECPNAIIGSFKPAYLEVPQEILITSMKEHQGFFSLMHKETGKLVPHFIAVTNNRAKDMGLIREGNERVLAARLADAKFFFDEDRKVKLEDRVPKLAGVTFQQKLGTMEKKQQRVKKLAGVIASTLRPQDGKLKQACERAAELCKADLLTGVVGEFPELQGIMGGEYAKHDGESEAVSQAIREQYLPRSIEGELPKTIAGQVLSLADRLDSIAAFFYVGLVPTGSEDPFALRRNATAVVRIILEGDLRIDLGSYVDTARNLVIGDGFKGGADSAEDGRRRMTEFLFERVRHYARVVHALRDDVIEAVLKQAQGKTLDLVDLVQRMKALESVTTKPEFDPLIVGFKRAHRLVEKEKWDRQPVDNARFAHPAESALYQATVDERDKLMSGMKRGDYSQALDALVRLKPAIDAFFAAVMVNAEDQAVRSNRLSLLQEVDDFFNSFADFSQIVVQGG, from the coding sequence ATGACAAAGAAGACTCAATCGTCTCGCCGTCCTGTCCCTCCTGCGAAAAAAATAAGCCGCCCTTCCTCTGTGAAGGCTGCTGAGTTGTTACTTGAGATCGGCGTGGAAGAACTGCCCTACCAGTTCATCGCGCCTGCGTTGGCAACATTGAAAGAGGCGGCTGAACAGTTATTCAAGGACCACCGCCTCGCGTTTCAATCTGTTCGTACCTTGGGAACGCCACGACGATTGACCGTAGTGGTTGAGGGCCTGGCGACTTTGCAACTCTCGATGGCCAAGGAAGCGATGGGGCCTTCAAAGTCGGTGGCGTTCGATCCAGCCGGTCAGCCGACCAGAGCGGCAATGGGATTTGCTGCAGGGCAAGGGGTTGCGGTTCATGAACTGCAAGTGCGTCAGACTCCGAAGGGGGAATATCTGTTTGCGGTGAAGCAAGAGCTGGGGCGCCCAGCCAAGGTGGTTCTGGGAGAACTCCTTCCACTGTTGATCGCGAAACTGTCGTTTCCAAAAGCGATGAAATGGAATACCGCCGGCGTTCGGTTTGCTCGTCCAGTGCGGTGGCTGGTGGTGGTCTATGGCGGGGCCACGCTTCCGATCGAAGCAACTGGGATTACCGCCGGCAACAAGACTCTAGGCCATCGCGTCTTAGGGAGCTCGAAGGGGCTCGTGGTTCGGGACTCCGGGTCCTATCTGAAGGGGCTTGAACGTCAAGGCGTCACTCCAGATCCCCAGCGTCGCCGCCACATGATCGAAGAACAGATTGCGACCCTCTGCAAAAAAGCCGGATTCTCGTTGAATGTCGATGCGGATTTGTTGGATCAGGCGGTCTATACGACTGAATGTCCCAACGCCATTATCGGTTCCTTCAAGCCTGCCTATTTAGAAGTGCCGCAAGAGATTTTGATTACCTCGATGAAAGAACATCAGGGGTTCTTTTCCTTGATGCACAAAGAAACCGGGAAGCTCGTTCCCCATTTCATCGCGGTGACGAACAATCGAGCCAAAGATATGGGATTGATTCGCGAAGGCAACGAGCGGGTCCTGGCTGCGCGCCTGGCCGACGCGAAGTTCTTTTTTGACGAAGACCGGAAGGTCAAACTTGAGGACCGGGTGCCGAAGCTGGCCGGGGTCACATTTCAGCAGAAGCTCGGCACGATGGAGAAAAAACAGCAACGGGTCAAGAAATTGGCCGGCGTCATCGCGTCGACGCTGCGACCGCAGGACGGCAAGCTCAAACAGGCTTGCGAGAGAGCCGCGGAGCTGTGCAAGGCGGATCTTCTTACGGGTGTCGTCGGTGAATTTCCTGAGCTGCAGGGCATTATGGGGGGCGAGTACGCGAAGCATGACGGTGAATCCGAGGCGGTGAGTCAGGCCATCAGAGAGCAGTACCTGCCTCGTTCGATTGAAGGCGAGTTGCCCAAGACCATCGCAGGTCAAGTGCTGTCGTTGGCCGATCGGCTGGATTCGATTGCGGCCTTCTTCTATGTGGGACTCGTGCCGACCGGATCGGAAGATCCCTTTGCCCTGCGCCGGAATGCCACGGCCGTTGTCAGGATTATTCTTGAGGGAGACCTGCGCATCGATCTCGGGAGTTATGTCGATACCGCGAGAAACCTCGTCATCGGTGATGGATTCAAAGGGGGGGCGGACTCTGCCGAAGATGGCCGACGCCGTATGACAGAATTTCTTTTCGAACGGGTTCGGCACTATGCCAGGGTTGTCCATGCGTTGCGGGACGATGTCATCGAAGCGGTACTCAAGCAGGCGCAGGGCAAGACGCTCGACCTCGTGGATCTTGTGCAGAGAATGAAAGCGCTTGAATCTGTGACCACCAAGCCGGAATTCGATCCATTGATCGTCGGCTTCAAACGCGCGCACCGTCTCGTCGAGAAAGAGAAATGGGATCGTCAGCCGGTCGATAACGCGCGGTTTGCGCATCCTGCGGAGTCGGCGCTGTACCAGGCTACGGTGGATGAGCGGGACAAACTTATGTCCGGGATGAAGCGGGGTGACTATAGCCAGGCGCTGGATGCGTTGGTACGTTTGAAGCCCGCCATCGATGCGTTCTTTGCGGCAGTCATGGTCAATGCAGAGGATCAGGCCGTCCGGAGTAATCGGTTGTCGTTGCTCCAAGAAGTGGATGATTTCTTCAACTCATTCGCGGACTTTTCGCAGATTGTGGTACAAGGTGGGTAG
- a CDS encoding response regulator — protein MRRRILVIDHDDEARDMVCEHLLGLGFSVASEDSGFSGLVRIAQEKARAPFDGLILELDMPLLGGMAILQEMRDRHSEIPVIVTALSSEIKRLRDAVNLGAKEYLVRPFDAELFARKCRRIFPNIVSST, from the coding sequence ATGCGCCGACGTATTCTGGTCATCGATCATGACGATGAAGCGAGGGACATGGTCTGTGAGCATCTGCTCGGGCTTGGGTTCTCTGTGGCGAGTGAAGACAGTGGGTTTTCCGGTCTTGTTCGAATCGCGCAGGAAAAGGCGCGGGCTCCCTTCGACGGACTCATACTGGAGCTCGATATGCCGTTGCTTGGAGGGATGGCGATTTTGCAGGAAATGCGGGACCGTCATTCGGAGATTCCGGTGATTGTGACTGCGCTATCGAGCGAGATCAAGCGTCTCCGCGACGCGGTGAATCTTGGAGCCAAAGAGTATCTCGTGAGGCCGTTCGATGCTGAACTGTTCGCGAGGAAATGCCGACGCATATTTCCTAACATTGTCAGTTCGACCTGA